The proteins below come from a single Carnobacterium divergens DSM 20623 genomic window:
- a CDS encoding type 1 glutamine amidotransferase domain-containing protein, whose translation MTVKNKKIIALVSDDFEDLELWYPVMRVREAGGIFHLVGEEKNHTYIGKYGVPATSDYAFEEIDLNDYAGILVPGGWAPDKLRRFPKVIEFVQHFNTKQQPIGQICHAGWVLASAGILKGINVTSTPGIKDDLTNAGAIWHDTPAITDGHIVSSRRPPDLPEYMIQFLAAFEN comes from the coding sequence TTGACAGTAAAAAATAAAAAAATTATTGCGTTAGTTAGTGATGATTTTGAAGATTTAGAATTATGGTACCCGGTTATGCGTGTGAGAGAAGCCGGTGGAATTTTTCATTTGGTTGGAGAAGAAAAGAACCACACCTATATCGGGAAATATGGCGTTCCAGCAACTAGTGATTACGCTTTTGAAGAAATTGATCTAAATGACTATGCTGGAATTTTAGTTCCAGGTGGTTGGGCACCAGATAAATTGAGACGTTTCCCAAAAGTAATTGAATTCGTCCAACATTTCAATACGAAACAACAACCAATTGGGCAAATTTGTCATGCGGGTTGGGTGCTTGCTTCAGCAGGGATTTTAAAAGGCATCAATGTTACCAGCACACCTGGTATTAAGGACGATTTAACGAATGCAGGGGCGATTTGGCACGACACTCCAGCAATTACGGACGGACACATCGTTTCAAGCCGTAGACCTCCTGATTTGCCAGAATATATGATCCAATTTTTAGCGGCATTTGAAAACTAA
- a CDS encoding carbonic anhydrase family protein: MILDWFYEEGPRGPENWKNICAIFHKAENESLQSPINLKEEEVTAEMDGNLLAFDYHATNFRSSFFNHTVHLNPVAGEKINHVVFNHKRYTLEDIHFHLPSEHLINSQQFPLEMHLVHRSAKNELLVIGVVAEPTQVPLNKKLAKIDNIALNPRNAARGFVVPILLNQLLPEKRTFFNYSGSLTTPPTEGPVEWLVFKMPVYMRQGLLKAFEEQIGKTNRPVQERKGRPIYLADK, encoded by the coding sequence ATGATTTTGGATTGGTTCTACGAAGAAGGCCCCAGAGGTCCAGAAAATTGGAAAAATATCTGTGCGATTTTTCATAAAGCTGAAAATGAAAGCTTACAATCGCCTATTAATTTAAAAGAAGAAGAGGTTACAGCTGAGATGGATGGAAATCTACTAGCTTTTGATTACCACGCAACAAATTTTAGATCTTCTTTTTTTAATCACACGGTTCATTTAAATCCTGTTGCAGGAGAAAAAATCAATCACGTAGTCTTTAATCATAAACGCTATACACTAGAAGATATTCATTTTCATCTCCCTAGTGAACATCTGATTAACAGTCAGCAATTCCCTTTAGAAATGCACCTTGTTCATCGTTCAGCAAAAAATGAATTGCTCGTTATTGGGGTAGTAGCAGAACCTACTCAAGTACCCTTAAATAAAAAATTAGCTAAAATTGATAATATTGCATTAAATCCAAGAAATGCAGCTAGAGGGTTTGTAGTTCCTATTCTGTTAAATCAATTGCTACCTGAAAAACGTACTTTTTTTAATTATAGTGGGTCACTTACAACACCACCAACTGAAGGTCCTGTTGAATGGCTTGTATTTAAAATGCCTGTTTACATGCGCCAAGGACTCTTAAAAGCTTTTGAAGAGCAGATTGGCAAAACCAATCGTCCTGTTCAAGAAAGAAAAGGGCGACCAATTTATTTAGCAGACAAGTAA
- a CDS encoding ABC transporter ATP-binding protein — MTQEILNLSQIEKTFNKGTINQNQVLKGIDLAVNEGDFITIIGGNGAGKSTLLNSIAGNFLPDTGHISIEGNDVTKLKEHQRAAMVGRVFQDPRMGTASRMTVGENMSMAYRRGQKRTLRKGNTQKERTYFKEQLAQLGLGLENRIDSEIGLLSGGQRQAITLLMATLKKPAILLLDEHTAALDPKTAKVVLDLTNQRIQNEGLTTLMITHNMKDALNYGNRLIMLDYGKVVVDIKGDEKARLSVNDVMNLFQTATKDGQLKDEMLLGS, encoded by the coding sequence ATGACTCAAGAAATTTTAAATCTTTCGCAGATTGAGAAAACATTTAATAAAGGAACTATTAATCAAAATCAAGTTTTAAAGGGAATTGATTTAGCAGTCAACGAAGGAGATTTTATCACGATTATTGGTGGGAATGGAGCTGGGAAATCGACGCTGCTTAATAGCATAGCAGGAAATTTTTTACCAGATACTGGACATATTTCTATTGAGGGGAATGATGTGACAAAACTAAAAGAACACCAACGAGCAGCAATGGTTGGAAGAGTGTTCCAAGACCCTAGAATGGGGACGGCTTCGCGAATGACGGTTGGAGAAAACATGTCGATGGCTTACCGCAGAGGTCAAAAAAGAACTTTGCGTAAAGGCAATACTCAAAAAGAGCGAACTTATTTTAAAGAGCAACTAGCCCAATTAGGATTAGGTTTAGAAAATAGAATTGATAGTGAAATTGGATTGCTTTCAGGTGGTCAACGACAGGCGATTACGTTATTGATGGCTACTTTGAAAAAACCAGCTATTTTACTATTAGATGAACACACAGCCGCATTAGATCCAAAGACAGCAAAAGTAGTGCTGGATTTAACCAATCAGCGCATTCAAAATGAAGGATTAACGACATTGATGATTACTCATAATATGAAAGACGCGTTGAACTATGGCAATCGTTTAATTATGTTAGATTATGGAAAAGTAGTTGTAGATATCAAAGGTGATGAAAAAGCTCGACTTTCTGTCAATGACGTAATGAACTTATTTCAAACTGCGACAAAAGATGGGCAGCTAAAAGATGAGATGCTTTTAGGGAGTTAA
- a CDS encoding ECF transporter S component, whose translation MFNQSKKTYQIAILGMLTAIVLIQNFVPVVGYIPIPPINPTIIHITVIIAALTLGYKNGMILGLVWGVACIIRAFTTPTSPLDILFFTNPIIAIIPRILVGFVAGYVYQLLKKTKLLDSISMIISAVLASLTNTIFVLLFIYLFYRVEYASFLNVDQGKLIGIMGIVIVTSGVAEAVAAGIIAPIVAKALKQFVPTKN comes from the coding sequence ATGTTTAATCAATCAAAGAAAACCTATCAAATTGCTATTTTAGGAATGTTAACAGCGATTGTTCTCATTCAAAATTTTGTGCCTGTTGTCGGGTATATTCCAATTCCACCAATTAATCCTACAATTATTCATATTACTGTCATCATAGCAGCGTTAACGCTAGGATATAAAAATGGAATGATTCTAGGTCTTGTTTGGGGCGTTGCCTGTATTATTCGTGCATTTACAACACCAACAAGCCCTTTGGATATTTTATTTTTCACAAATCCGATTATTGCGATTATTCCGAGAATATTGGTGGGTTTTGTAGCAGGCTATGTTTATCAGTTACTCAAAAAAACCAAACTACTGGACAGCATCTCAATGATTATTTCAGCAGTATTGGCGTCTTTAACGAATACCATTTTTGTACTGCTCTTTATCTATTTATTCTATCGTGTAGAATACGCGAGTTTCCTGAATGTAGACCAAGGAAAACTAATAGGTATTATGGGAATCGTCATTGTTACTAGTGGAGTAGCTGAAGCTGTTGCTGCGGGAATTATTGCCCCCATCGTTGCAAAAGCATTAAAACAATTTGTTCCTACAAAAAATTAA
- a CDS encoding LCP family protein has product MRNQHKKKRHIFRNSVLILLILLIAGGGFAYASYRNSLKEARSDQNLPDKSDITFNGEKAEDLNDVNILFIGSDSRGDDQGRSDSLMIAHYDSKSKQPKLVSLMRDMYVDIPGHDKDKINAAYSYGGPELLRKTISENFGIGIEYFVIVDFDSFPKIIDTLLPDGVQIDAEKDMSEYIEASIKKGPQKMDGETLLQYARFRHDAESDFGRVRRQQQVLNAVAEQGVKVTNITKLPSVLGKVEGYTVTNLPSSLLLSAGTDFVLGKTKPIETLTLPIEGSWENGYYEHAGSVLEIDTAKNKTELNKFLED; this is encoded by the coding sequence ATGAGAAATCAACACAAGAAAAAACGCCATATTTTTCGAAATAGCGTACTTATCCTACTAATTTTATTGATAGCGGGAGGTGGTTTTGCTTATGCAAGCTATCGCAATAGCTTGAAAGAAGCTCGATCTGATCAAAATTTACCGGATAAATCGGATATTACATTTAATGGAGAAAAAGCGGAAGATTTAAATGACGTCAATATTTTATTTATTGGGAGTGATTCAAGAGGCGATGACCAAGGTCGTTCCGATTCTTTAATGATTGCCCATTACGATTCAAAGTCAAAACAACCAAAATTAGTTTCGCTAATGAGAGACATGTATGTTGATATACCTGGTCATGATAAAGATAAAATCAACGCTGCTTATTCATATGGTGGACCTGAACTACTAAGAAAAACCATCAGTGAAAACTTTGGTATTGGCATTGAATATTTTGTAATTGTTGATTTTGATAGTTTTCCAAAAATTATTGATACTTTGCTACCAGATGGTGTTCAAATTGATGCCGAAAAAGATATGTCTGAATATATCGAAGCTTCCATAAAAAAAGGACCACAAAAAATGGATGGCGAAACCTTACTACAATACGCTCGCTTTAGACATGATGCTGAGAGCGACTTTGGACGTGTAAGAAGACAACAACAAGTTCTGAATGCTGTTGCAGAGCAAGGCGTTAAAGTCACCAATATTACAAAGTTACCAAGCGTCTTAGGTAAGGTTGAAGGATACACAGTTACCAACTTACCAAGTAGTTTGTTGTTATCTGCTGGAACAGACTTTGTATTAGGAAAAACAAAACCGATTGAAACCTTAACGTTACCTATTGAGGGATCGTGGGAAAATGGTTATTACGAACATGCAGGTAGTGTTCTTGAAATTGATACGGCCAAAAATAAAACAGAACTAAATAAATTTTTAGAAGATTAA
- a CDS encoding ECF transporter S component → MQNRPNKTYRIAILGILTGIILIQNFVPFLGYIPIPPLNPTIIHITVIVAALTLGVKDGMIVGAVWGVIRLIKAFVMPSSPLDLLLFTNPMISIVPRILVGFIAGYAYFKLKNHLKTTTAMTIASVLASLTNTILVLFFIYVFYKDDYATAMKVDMSNLVKFLGTIVLTNGVAEAIAAGVIAPFIAKSLKKFSRN, encoded by the coding sequence ATGCAAAATCGTCCCAATAAAACCTATCGCATTGCGATTTTAGGAATTTTAACAGGAATTATATTGATTCAAAATTTTGTACCATTTTTAGGGTATATTCCAATTCCACCTTTAAACCCAACGATTATCCATATTACAGTAATTGTAGCGGCCTTAACACTAGGTGTAAAAGACGGTATGATTGTCGGAGCTGTGTGGGGCGTTATCCGTTTGATAAAAGCATTTGTTATGCCAAGTAGCCCATTAGATTTATTACTTTTTACAAATCCGATGATTTCAATCGTACCAAGAATTTTAGTTGGATTTATAGCAGGTTATGCATACTTCAAGCTGAAAAACCATTTAAAAACAACAACAGCCATGACGATTGCTTCTGTTTTAGCTTCTTTAACCAATACGATTTTAGTGTTATTCTTCATTTATGTATTTTACAAAGATGATTATGCTACAGCTATGAAAGTAGACATGTCAAATCTAGTCAAATTCTTAGGAACTATCGTTTTAACTAATGGTGTGGCGGAAGCCATTGCAGCGGGCGTGATTGCGCCATTCATTGCCAAGTCTTTAAAAAAGTTTAGCCGAAATTAA
- a CDS encoding LD-carboxypeptidase: protein MLNIGDSIGIIACSNGKSKVDRPLIEALKEKLKLQFGIQTIEATTLYQQSNSLFSGTKYERRDALMNLYLNPKVKMIFDLSGGDVANELLPLLDFKMIQKANTPFVGYSDLTVLINAILHKTGINGFNYQLLNLVKKDATLQESYFSKVFMENKSVELDLTLGSTEMISSNETMIGGNIRCLLKLAGTRFLPSAKNNWLLLEARSGDIATISSYFAQLEQIGYLEECKGILLGEFTELNEKQQINDLKKLILSYASKYHFSIAQTQEIGHSSMSKPVLIGTRSKAL, encoded by the coding sequence ATGTTAAATATTGGAGATTCAATCGGAATAATCGCATGTTCAAATGGAAAATCCAAAGTAGATCGTCCGTTGATTGAAGCTTTAAAAGAAAAACTAAAGCTTCAATTTGGAATTCAAACAATAGAGGCCACTACACTATATCAACAATCAAACTCGCTTTTTAGTGGCACTAAGTACGAACGAAGGGACGCGTTAATGAATCTTTACTTGAATCCAAAGGTAAAAATGATTTTTGATTTATCTGGTGGAGATGTAGCGAATGAACTATTGCCGTTACTAGACTTTAAGATGATTCAAAAAGCAAACACACCCTTTGTAGGTTATAGTGACTTAACCGTTTTAATTAATGCAATCCTCCATAAAACTGGAATTAATGGCTTTAACTATCAATTATTGAATTTAGTAAAAAAAGATGCTACTTTACAAGAAAGCTATTTTTCAAAGGTATTTATGGAAAATAAGTCAGTAGAATTAGACTTAACTTTGGGAAGTACAGAGATGATTTCTTCAAACGAAACAATGATTGGCGGGAACATTCGCTGTCTATTAAAATTAGCAGGAACGCGTTTTTTACCTTCAGCCAAAAATAATTGGTTATTATTAGAAGCCCGCAGTGGTGATATTGCAACGATTAGCAGTTACTTTGCCCAATTAGAACAAATTGGTTATTTAGAAGAGTGCAAAGGTATCTTGTTGGGAGAATTTACTGAACTGAATGAAAAACAACAAATCAATGATTTAAAGAAATTGATTTTATCCTATGCATCCAAGTATCATTTTTCAATTGCTCAAACACAAGAAATCGGACATTCTAGCATGTCAAAACCAGTTTTAATTGGCACGCGATCAAAAGCGTTGTGA
- a CDS encoding NFACT RNA binding domain-containing protein: MSFDGIFTHAMVDELKSLLKNGRLSKIHQPYQSEIILVMRANGKNHRVLLSAHPSYARIQVTQIPYENPNTPPNFCMLLRKQLEGAILEDIQQIGNDRIIHFTFKSRDEIGDIHNVVLIVELMGRHSNIFLIDQESKRIIDCIKHVPASLNSYRSVMPGATYLNPPHQDKLNPFTVTKQEISEKLDLDSELSVQRQLQTTYQGIGGDTAAEMIFRSESNPALLPDVFVSLIDEVKDGNATPTLTENTQKDFFTPTPFLSLDGEQKTFPLLSELLDAYYGGKAEKDRVHQQGSELIRLVNNELQKNVKKLEKLHKTMAETELADDYRIKGEILTAYLHEFKRGATEIELPNFYEEDAPITIKLDIRKNPSQNAQKYFAKYQKLKNAISYVTEQIDLTMGEIDYLESVSTQLSLATPKDVAEIKEELTQVGYLKKKKTKKKQMKAQKSKPEKYHATDGTVILVGKNNLQNDELTLKLARKSDIWLHTKNIPGSHVIIQNSDPSEETILEAANIAAYYSKSQLSALVPVDFVPVKAIRKPNGAKPGFVIYEGQKTVYVTPDKELVESLRVNKKNDLIS, translated from the coding sequence ATGTCATTTGATGGAATTTTCACTCATGCCATGGTCGATGAATTAAAGAGTTTGTTAAAAAACGGACGCTTGTCAAAAATTCATCAACCTTATCAAAGTGAAATTATTTTAGTGATGCGCGCAAACGGTAAAAACCACCGTGTGTTATTATCTGCTCATCCAAGTTATGCAAGAATACAAGTTACACAGATTCCATATGAAAATCCAAATACGCCTCCTAATTTTTGTATGTTATTGAGAAAACAATTAGAAGGGGCTATTTTAGAGGATATCCAACAAATTGGAAACGATCGTATCATTCATTTTACCTTTAAAAGCCGCGATGAAATCGGTGATATTCATAACGTCGTCTTGATTGTTGAACTAATGGGACGTCATAGTAATATTTTCTTAATCGACCAAGAATCAAAACGTATTATTGACTGTATTAAACATGTCCCAGCAAGCTTAAATAGCTACCGATCTGTTATGCCTGGCGCTACCTACCTAAACCCACCACATCAAGATAAATTAAATCCTTTTACTGTTACTAAACAAGAAATTAGCGAAAAATTAGATCTTGATTCAGAGTTGTCCGTTCAAAGACAACTTCAAACGACGTATCAAGGAATTGGTGGAGATACTGCTGCAGAAATGATTTTTCGAAGTGAAAGTAACCCAGCCTTATTACCGGACGTTTTTGTAAGCTTAATCGACGAAGTTAAAGACGGCAATGCGACACCAACGTTGACTGAAAACACACAAAAAGATTTTTTTACCCCTACCCCATTTTTAAGTTTGGATGGCGAACAAAAAACCTTTCCGTTACTTAGTGAATTATTAGATGCTTACTATGGCGGGAAAGCTGAAAAGGATCGTGTTCATCAACAAGGATCTGAATTGATTCGATTGGTAAACAATGAGCTGCAAAAAAATGTGAAAAAATTAGAAAAATTGCATAAAACAATGGCGGAAACGGAATTGGCGGATGATTATCGAATTAAAGGTGAAATTTTAACCGCCTATCTTCATGAATTTAAACGTGGTGCAACAGAGATTGAACTGCCTAACTTCTATGAAGAAGATGCTCCTATTACAATCAAATTGGATATTCGAAAAAATCCTTCCCAAAACGCACAAAAATATTTTGCAAAATATCAAAAACTCAAAAATGCCATTTCTTATGTGACTGAGCAAATCGATTTAACGATGGGAGAAATTGATTATTTAGAATCGGTTTCTACTCAGTTATCTTTAGCAACGCCAAAAGATGTGGCTGAAATTAAGGAAGAATTGACGCAGGTTGGTTATCTTAAAAAGAAAAAAACTAAGAAAAAACAAATGAAAGCACAAAAAAGTAAGCCAGAAAAATACCACGCAACAGATGGAACCGTCATTTTAGTAGGGAAAAATAATTTACAAAATGATGAACTGACACTTAAATTAGCAAGAAAAAGTGATATTTGGCTACACACAAAAAATATCCCAGGTTCTCATGTCATCATTCAAAATTCAGACCCTAGTGAAGAAACGATTCTTGAAGCTGCCAATATTGCGGCGTACTATTCGAAGTCACAACTTTCAGCGCTTGTACCAGTTGATTTCGTACCCGTTAAAGCCATCCGGAAACCAAATGGAGCGAAACCTGGCTTTGTGATTTACGAAGGTCAAAAGACGGTCTATGTAACGCCTGATAAGGAACTGGTTGAATCATTGCGTGTAAATAAAAAAAACGACCTAATTAGTTAA
- a CDS encoding MarR family winged helix-turn-helix transcriptional regulator → MGKYTQINEIKIQLEHFYNEFNQFENKLLKENALTKATFTLLNNLIDIPKTIKKLSFETNLDKSTLSRQLDILVKKNLVIEIKNEDRRLRNVQLSEEGQNLQNRINQNLTQQWELIFQSWSDEEKQLLMVLLGRMNRSFQLIH, encoded by the coding sequence ATGGGTAAGTACACTCAAATCAATGAAATTAAAATTCAACTGGAACATTTTTATAATGAGTTCAATCAATTTGAAAATAAATTATTAAAAGAGAACGCGTTAACAAAAGCAACCTTTACACTGTTAAATAATCTTATTGATATTCCTAAAACGATAAAAAAACTTAGCTTTGAAACGAACTTAGATAAATCAACTTTGAGTCGACAATTAGATATTTTAGTCAAAAAAAATTTAGTTATTGAAATTAAAAACGAAGATCGACGTTTAAGAAATGTTCAATTAAGTGAAGAGGGACAAAATTTACAAAATCGAATCAATCAAAACTTAACCCAACAATGGGAACTAATCTTCCAATCATGGTCAGATGAAGAAAAACAACTATTAATGGTTTTACTAGGTCGAATGAATCGTTCCTTTCAATTAATTCATTAA
- a CDS encoding ABC transporter permease, with product MNLIVTATSQGLLWGVMALGIFITFRILDLPDMTAEGSFPLGAAVCAKLILSGVHPIIATLVAFISGMLAGAITGFLITKCNIPGLLAGILTMTGLYSINLRIMGRANLSLLGKEKLNDLLRPLHLPAQFDTILIGLIIVVAVILLLILFFNTELGQALIATGDNEIMARSLGVSTNKTKILALMLSNGMIAFAGGLITQDNGYADISMGIGTIVIGLASVIIGEVVFGNLSLGNRLICVILGAIIYRLIITFVLVIGLQPNDLKLFSAIILAICLALPSLRSKLNLNFFAKKEEA from the coding sequence ATGAATTTAATCGTTACAGCAACTTCACAAGGATTATTATGGGGCGTAATGGCGCTAGGAATTTTTATTACATTTAGAATTTTAGATTTACCTGATATGACAGCAGAAGGGTCCTTTCCTTTAGGAGCTGCCGTTTGTGCCAAGTTAATATTATCAGGTGTACACCCAATAATCGCAACACTAGTCGCATTTATTAGTGGAATGTTGGCGGGTGCCATCACAGGATTTTTAATTACAAAATGCAACATTCCAGGACTACTTGCTGGAATTTTAACGATGACGGGTTTGTATTCCATTAATCTTCGAATTATGGGACGTGCTAATTTAAGCCTACTTGGCAAGGAAAAGCTTAATGATCTGCTTCGACCATTACATTTACCTGCGCAGTTTGATACGATTTTAATTGGTTTGATTATCGTAGTGGCCGTTATTCTTTTATTGATTCTCTTTTTCAATACAGAATTAGGTCAAGCCCTAATTGCTACAGGAGACAATGAAATCATGGCTCGTTCTCTAGGTGTTTCTACAAATAAAACTAAAATTTTAGCGTTAATGTTATCCAACGGCATGATTGCTTTTGCTGGTGGGCTAATTACACAAGACAACGGCTATGCAGATATCAGCATGGGGATTGGGACAATTGTTATCGGATTAGCTTCAGTTATCATCGGAGAAGTCGTTTTTGGCAATCTCTCTTTAGGAAATCGTTTGATTTGTGTGATTCTTGGAGCGATTATCTACCGTTTGATTATTACTTTCGTGTTAGTTATCGGCTTACAACCCAATGATTTAAAACTCTTTTCAGCTATTATCTTAGCGATTTGTTTAGCATTACCGAGTTTACGCTCAAAATTAAACTTAAATTTCTTTGCTAAAAAGGAGGAAGCCTAA
- a CDS encoding GyrI-like domain-containing protein yields the protein MIYYDWRKVEKQFYFPSTKPYILKKPAFQYLIIKRSKALSMESFIEEMELLLAISKAIKLKSNQTNKNPDYQLFPIECRWIQSDSSKQVDFQLMIRQPQFINEKLLQQAVLSKNNLTHQFFLKKPEPTLRVFCLHKGSYHTEADCLNKMTHYCQSKGYQRIGKDYEEIYVADFRNHTPKQLKTVLSFEIEKTT from the coding sequence ATGATCTATTACGACTGGCGTAAGGTAGAAAAACAATTTTATTTTCCATCAACTAAACCCTATATTCTTAAAAAACCAGCTTTTCAATACTTGATAATTAAACGGTCAAAAGCACTCTCAATGGAAAGCTTTATCGAAGAAATGGAATTATTACTTGCTATCTCAAAAGCAATTAAATTGAAATCAAATCAAACGAATAAAAATCCCGATTATCAACTTTTCCCGATTGAATGCCGCTGGATTCAATCAGATTCTAGCAAACAAGTTGATTTTCAATTAATGATTCGTCAACCTCAATTTATTAACGAGAAACTACTTCAGCAAGCCGTGTTAAGTAAAAATAATTTAACGCATCAGTTCTTTTTAAAAAAACCTGAACCAACATTACGAGTTTTTTGCCTACATAAAGGTTCTTACCACACAGAAGCAGATTGTTTAAACAAAATGACACACTATTGTCAAAGTAAAGGATACCAACGAATTGGCAAAGACTACGAAGAGATTTATGTAGCTGATTTTAGAAATCATACTCCTAAACAATTAAAAACCGTTCTATCTTTTGAAATAGAAAAAACGACCTAA
- the trpX gene encoding tryptophan ABC transporter substrate-binding protein: MKKMIGFITVLIILLSVAFVTETKKQATKEKEIPVVGILQLTSHPALDKIYQGIVDALKEEGFVDKKNIKIDFQNAQGDQSNLKTMSERFANEQAAVMVGIATPSAQALANASKEIPIVLGAVTDPKGAGLVADNQHPGGNITGVSDLTPIKAQFNLIKTLLPSAKKIGIIYSSSEDNSVVQGKQAEAEAKKSGLEPITATVSSTNDVNQVATSLAGKVDAIYVPADNTVASAMNTLISVTDAKGIPIFPAVDTMVAEGGLATVGLNQYELGKMTGKMTADLLKGKKKAATTPIEYLKHGDTIINPKKAEKLGITIPQEMLDHAIIN, translated from the coding sequence ATGAAAAAAATGATTGGTTTTATTACTGTATTGATTATTTTGTTAAGCGTTGCCTTTGTAACAGAAACTAAAAAACAAGCAACAAAAGAAAAAGAGATTCCAGTTGTAGGGATTTTGCAACTTACGAGCCATCCAGCATTGGATAAGATTTATCAAGGAATCGTGGATGCTCTAAAAGAAGAAGGTTTTGTCGATAAAAAAAACATCAAAATTGATTTTCAAAATGCACAAGGAGATCAAAGCAATTTAAAAACAATGAGTGAACGTTTTGCCAATGAACAAGCTGCTGTAATGGTAGGAATTGCTACGCCTTCTGCACAAGCATTAGCAAATGCTTCAAAAGAAATCCCAATCGTTTTAGGTGCTGTAACAGATCCAAAAGGTGCAGGATTAGTGGCAGACAATCAGCATCCAGGAGGTAACATTACTGGTGTGAGTGATTTAACACCAATCAAAGCACAGTTTAACTTAATAAAAACCCTTCTTCCAAGCGCTAAAAAAATAGGTATTATCTACTCATCAAGTGAAGATAATTCAGTTGTTCAAGGCAAACAAGCCGAAGCCGAAGCCAAAAAATCGGGTTTAGAACCTATTACAGCAACTGTTTCTTCAACTAATGATGTTAATCAAGTAGCCACTAGCTTAGCTGGAAAAGTTGATGCTATCTATGTTCCTGCTGATAATACCGTGGCTAGTGCCATGAACACTTTAATTTCAGTCACAGATGCCAAAGGAATTCCTATATTTCCAGCTGTCGATACAATGGTAGCTGAAGGTGGCTTAGCAACCGTTGGATTAAACCAATATGAACTAGGAAAAATGACTGGAAAAATGACGGCTGATTTATTAAAAGGTAAGAAAAAAGCAGCAACTACACCAATTGAATATTTAAAACATGGAGATACCATTATTAATCCTAAAAAAGCAGAAAAACTAGGCATCACCATTCCGCAAGAAATGTTAGATCACGCAATCATCAATTAA